The following are encoded together in the Thermococcus sibiricus MM 739 genome:
- a CDS encoding ABC transporter permease, whose translation MDIRWVWESQNLTKRTVEHLWMFGVALGLALIIGVFLGFVLYKRPKIAALTFNILNVIETVPTLALLVLFLPILGLGEKPTIAASVLYSILPIARNTYTGLTSVERSYLEVAEAIGLSEREILFKVRFPLALPLIAAGVRIAVVFTMGVVTLGGLVAAGGLGAPIQTGIHLYDRDIIVVTGLWVGILALILDGVAALIENYLRERYGRR comes from the coding sequence ATGGATATCCGATGGGTATGGGAGAGCCAGAATCTTACGAAAAGAACTGTTGAGCACCTTTGGATGTTTGGAGTAGCTCTGGGTTTGGCCCTCATAATAGGCGTTTTTCTTGGTTTTGTTCTTTATAAGAGGCCGAAGATTGCTGCATTGACATTCAACATCCTCAACGTGATTGAGACTGTCCCCACGCTGGCACTGCTCGTTCTCTTTCTCCCAATCCTTGGACTCGGCGAGAAGCCCACGATAGCTGCTTCCGTCCTCTATTCGATACTCCCCATAGCGAGGAACACGTACACGGGTCTTACAAGCGTTGAGAGGAGCTACCTTGAGGTGGCTGAGGCCATAGGGTTAAGTGAGCGGGAGATACTCTTCAAGGTCCGGTTCCCGCTCGCCCTGCCGCTTATAGCGGCCGGCGTAAGGATAGCCGTTGTATTTACCATGGGAGTAGTTACCTTGGGTGGGCTTGTGGCTGCCGGGGGCTTGGGCGCCCCAATTCAAACGGGGATACACCTCTATGACAGGGACATAATAGTAGTGACCGGTCTGTGGGTCGGAATTTTAGCGTTGATCCTCGACGGGGTTGCTGCTTTGATAGAAAACTATTTGAGGGAGCGCTATGGTAGGCGTTGA
- a CDS encoding ABC transporter ATP-binding protein, with translation MLFNRIENVELRDVTKRYGDFIAVDHVNLEVIGGELLILIGPSGSGKTTLLRTINRLIEPDEGEVFINGQNIRDFDVVELRRSIGYVIQQIGLFPHMTVRDNIGLLLKLEGWVEEEIEERVKELLRLVALPEEFAVRYPHQLSGGQQQRVGLARALALDPPLLLMDEPFGALDPILRKQLQNEFVRIKEALGKTIVFVTHDIEEAFKLGDRISIMKEGRLVQVGYPDELVLNPADEFVAQLVNADKKFKHLDTLRVKDLMIGVENYTVEIKSKEKLLKWMKEKNLEFAVIVENTTLKGVTDLKSLLNSHSIEEALREPIVFSPEDSLASALAEMKSKNAFVGIVVEKEKPVGVLLANEVLLRLL, from the coding sequence ATGCTCTTTAATAGAATAGAGAACGTTGAGCTCAGGGATGTTACAAAACGCTACGGGGATTTTATAGCTGTTGACCACGTTAACCTTGAGGTAATTGGCGGCGAGCTCTTAATACTCATAGGGCCGAGTGGCTCCGGAAAAACAACCCTTTTAAGGACGATAAACCGTCTTATAGAGCCCGATGAAGGAGAAGTTTTTATCAACGGCCAGAACATTAGGGATTTTGACGTCGTGGAGCTCAGGAGGAGCATTGGCTATGTCATCCAGCAGATAGGTCTCTTCCCTCACATGACGGTAAGGGATAACATAGGGCTTCTTTTGAAACTAGAAGGGTGGGTTGAGGAAGAGATTGAGGAGAGGGTTAAGGAGCTTCTCCGCCTTGTTGCCCTCCCTGAAGAGTTTGCTGTCCGTTATCCGCATCAGCTGAGTGGTGGCCAGCAACAGAGGGTTGGCCTCGCAAGGGCTCTGGCTTTGGATCCGCCCTTACTTTTGATGGACGAACCTTTTGGTGCTCTGGACCCGATTTTGAGAAAACAGCTTCAGAATGAGTTCGTTAGAATAAAAGAAGCCCTTGGAAAAACCATTGTTTTCGTCACCCATGACATAGAAGAGGCCTTCAAGCTTGGCGATAGAATTTCGATAATGAAGGAGGGGAGGCTTGTTCAAGTCGGATACCCCGACGAGCTTGTTCTTAACCCTGCGGATGAGTTTGTTGCTCAGCTGGTTAACGCAGACAAGAAATTCAAACATCTTGACACGCTCAGGGTCAAAGATCTCATGATAGGGGTTGAGAATTACACGGTTGAAATCAAGAGCAAGGAAAAACTGCTCAAGTGGATGAAAGAAAAAAACCTTGAATTTGCAGTTATAGTCGAGAATACCACCCTTAAAGGAGTCACGGATTTAAAATCTCTCCTGAATTCACACAGCATTGAGGAAGCCCTTCGGGAACCTATAGTGTTCTCTCCCGAAGACTCTTTGGCTTCGGCCCTAGCGGAAATGAAAAGTAAGAACGCTTTTGTTGGGATTGTTGTCGAGAAGGAAAAGCCGGTTGGGGTCCTGCTCGCCAACGAAGTTCTCTTAAGACTCCTGTGA
- a CDS encoding glycine betaine ABC transporter substrate-binding protein yields MQKLTALIIGSLVLLSFISGCISEKEEVPTIVIGSKPFNEQYILAHMIALLLEENGYKAEVKEGLGGTLVNYEALKKGQIHVYVEYTGTAYNNILKLEPPEKWSPEYVYEKSKEEMLKRDGVLTIVKLGFRDDYSIAVKKEFAEKNNLEKLSDLAPYAAEMTLGTDPEFATRPDGLPRIKEVYGFTFGDVKQMEPTLMYEAIKNGQVDAISAYTTDARVDLFGLKILEDDKGALPPYDAVILVKKEFADKYPGVVEALKKLEGLIDTDTMRALNYKYDVEKKDAREIAREFLIEKGIIKA; encoded by the coding sequence ATGCAAAAATTGACTGCTTTGATTATAGGAAGCTTGGTTTTGCTTTCTTTTATAAGTGGATGTATAAGTGAAAAAGAAGAAGTTCCTACAATAGTAATAGGTTCTAAGCCCTTTAATGAGCAATATATATTAGCACACATGATTGCTCTCCTTTTAGAAGAGAATGGGTACAAAGCTGAGGTTAAGGAAGGTCTAGGAGGTACTCTGGTCAATTATGAGGCCCTGAAAAAAGGACAGATCCACGTTTATGTTGAATATACGGGAACAGCTTATAATAACATTCTCAAACTCGAGCCTCCGGAAAAATGGAGCCCTGAATACGTCTACGAGAAAAGCAAAGAGGAGATGCTAAAGCGTGATGGTGTTTTAACCATTGTAAAGCTCGGTTTTAGAGACGATTACTCCATAGCGGTCAAGAAAGAATTCGCGGAGAAGAATAACTTGGAGAAGCTTAGTGATCTTGCACCTTATGCGGCAGAAATGACGCTTGGAACCGATCCCGAGTTTGCCACAAGACCGGACGGCCTGCCGAGAATTAAAGAGGTTTACGGATTTACCTTTGGCGACGTTAAGCAGATGGAGCCAACGCTGATGTATGAGGCCATAAAGAACGGTCAGGTGGATGCAATCTCAGCCTATACCACGGATGCAAGGGTTGATTTATTCGGCCTAAAGATCCTTGAAGATGACAAAGGAGCTTTACCGCCTTATGATGCCGTGATTTTGGTCAAAAAAGAGTTTGCCGACAAGTATCCCGGAGTGGTGGAGGCTCTCAAGAAGCTCGAGGGGCTCATTGACACGGACACCATGAGGGCTCTCAACTACAAGTATGATGTAGAAAAGAAGGATGCCAGAGAGATAGCAAGAGAGTTTTTAATTGAGAAGGGCATAATCAAGGCTTGA
- a CDS encoding ZIP family metal transporter produces the protein MLENFITSLSEYLLVISGGSIMVVAFYAGLFVALMTTFGSLLAMFSHKMPQWGVDFSLSFAAGVMIVASFTSLILPGIEYSGRFLPPGVGIMLGIVLIYLIDRFVPHEHLVKGYEGPEEFKNKLRVVWLIVLAVIIHNLPEGLAVGTSIVFDLKTGLVTAIAIGIQDFPEGTVVSLPLATLQKKRLQPILMGALSGVAEWVMVLFGAFFFSVFHGLLPYGLGLAGGAMLYVTVKEMIPEIYKREENELYVTLGFFIGFYVMLFLDSILG, from the coding sequence ATGCTGGAGAACTTCATAACATCTCTTAGTGAGTACCTTCTTGTCATCTCTGGTGGGAGCATCATGGTGGTTGCTTTTTATGCAGGCCTTTTTGTGGCTCTGATGACTACCTTCGGTTCTCTGCTTGCCATGTTTTCCCATAAAATGCCCCAGTGGGGCGTGGACTTTAGCTTATCCTTCGCCGCGGGAGTTATGATCGTTGCAAGCTTTACGAGTCTCATACTCCCGGGGATTGAGTACTCGGGACGTTTTTTGCCTCCGGGAGTAGGGATTATGCTTGGGATAGTCCTTATATATCTCATAGACCGCTTTGTGCCCCACGAGCATCTGGTTAAGGGTTATGAAGGCCCGGAAGAGTTTAAGAATAAACTTAGGGTTGTATGGCTGATAGTTCTGGCGGTCATAATACACAACCTTCCCGAAGGCTTGGCTGTTGGAACTTCCATAGTGTTTGACCTCAAAACCGGTCTTGTGACGGCGATAGCCATAGGAATACAGGACTTCCCCGAAGGAACCGTCGTTTCATTGCCGCTTGCTACGCTTCAAAAGAAGAGGCTTCAGCCTATACTCATGGGCGCTTTAAGTGGAGTTGCTGAATGGGTTATGGTTCTCTTTGGAGCATTTTTCTTCTCCGTATTCCATGGTTTATTGCCTTATGGCCTTGGATTGGCTGGAGGCGCCATGCTCTACGTAACTGTAAAAGAAATGATCCCAGAAATATACAAAAGGGAGGAAAATGAGCTTTATGTAACCCTTGGGTTCTTTATTGGCTTCTATGTAATGCTCTTCTTGGATTCTATACTGGGTTAG
- a CDS encoding ferritin-like domain-containing protein, with translation MVEIDMGIPLEKVNEFSLKELLGMAIKAEIGAREFYKSMASNVDIETLRNKLEFLAGEEEKHEEFLRNFYAQSFPGEEIVFPKEHVGPELKPVAEKIKNVQDILELVRWAMEAERIAKQFYSKLEEMTDDNAKKGLLRYLASMENTHYFILKTEYELLLDWEMYSQMMHVGP, from the coding sequence ATGGTAGAGATAGATATGGGGATTCCCCTTGAAAAGGTGAATGAGTTTTCTTTGAAAGAGCTCTTGGGAATGGCAATAAAGGCCGAGATTGGTGCAAGAGAGTTCTACAAAAGCATGGCCTCAAACGTTGATATAGAGACCCTAAGAAATAAACTGGAGTTTCTTGCTGGAGAAGAAGAAAAACATGAGGAGTTTTTGAGGAATTTTTATGCTCAATCATTTCCCGGGGAAGAGATAGTGTTTCCAAAAGAACATGTTGGGCCAGAACTAAAGCCCGTCGCAGAGAAAATTAAAAACGTTCAGGATATTTTGGAACTTGTGAGATGGGCAATGGAAGCGGAAAGGATTGCCAAACAATTCTACTCCAAACTTGAAGAGATGACAGATGACAATGCCAAGAAAGGTCTCTTGAGATATTTGGCTTCAATGGAGAACACTCATTACTTTATCTTGAAAACTGAATACGAACTTCTCTTGGATTGGGAAATGTACAGCCAAATGATGCATGTTGGTCCGTGA
- a CDS encoding class II SORL domain-containing protein produces the protein MIGETIRSGDWKGEKHVPVIEYEKEGDLVKVKVQVGKEIPHPNTTEHHIKYIELYFLPEGENFVYQIGRADFTAHGESTKGPNMSDIYTEPVAYFVFKTAKKGKLYALSYCNIHGLWENEVQLE, from the coding sequence ATGATTGGTGAAACCATAAGGAGTGGGGACTGGAAAGGAGAAAAACACGTCCCCGTTATAGAGTACGAAAAAGAAGGAGACCTAGTTAAGGTTAAGGTTCAAGTGGGCAAAGAAATCCCACATCCAAACACCACAGAGCATCACATCAAATACATAGAGCTTTACTTCTTACCGGAAGGGGAGAACTTTGTTTATCAGATCGGACGGGCAGATTTCACAGCCCATGGAGAGTCCACGAAGGGCCCTAACATGAGTGATATATACACAGAGCCCGTGGCCTACTTTGTATTTAAGACCGCCAAGAAGGGCAAGCTTTATGCCTTAAGCTACTGCAACATTCACGGCCTCTGGGAGAATGAGGTTCAGCTCGAGTGA
- the rd gene encoding rubredoxin, protein MAKWKCMVCGYIYDEEAGDPESGVAPGTRFEEIPDDWVCPLCGAPKDMFEKIED, encoded by the coding sequence ATGGCAAAGTGGAAATGTATGGTTTGTGGATACATCTATGATGAGGAAGCTGGAGATCCCGAGAGTGGAGTTGCTCCAGGAACGAGGTTTGAGGAGATCCCGGATGACTGGGTATGCCCGCTCTGCGGTGCGCCAAAGGACATGTTTGAGAAAATAGAAGATTGA
- a CDS encoding rubrerythrin family protein: MVVERKMTKKFLEDAYAGESQAHMKYMIFADFAEKEGFPNIAKLFRAIAFAELVHARNHYQALGNVKDTVNNLQTAIEGETFEVEEMYPAYKAVAELQGEKEAVRSTHYALEAEKIHAELYKKAKELAEQKKDIEIKKVYICPVCGYTAVDEAPEKCPVCGVPREKFVVFE, encoded by the coding sequence ATGGTAGTCGAAAGAAAAATGACGAAGAAGTTTCTTGAAGATGCATACGCAGGAGAAAGCCAGGCACACATGAAATACATGATTTTTGCAGACTTTGCTGAAAAAGAAGGATTTCCAAATATTGCAAAGCTTTTTAGGGCTATAGCCTTTGCCGAGCTTGTTCACGCAAGAAATCACTATCAGGCGTTGGGTAACGTCAAAGACACCGTAAATAACCTTCAGACTGCAATAGAAGGTGAAACTTTTGAAGTGGAAGAAATGTATCCCGCTTACAAAGCTGTTGCTGAGCTCCAAGGTGAGAAAGAAGCCGTTAGGAGTACCCATTACGCTTTAGAAGCTGAAAAGATTCATGCAGAACTTTACAAGAAGGCGAAAGAGCTTGCGGAACAGAAAAAGGATATCGAGATTAAGAAGGTCTACATATGCCCTGTTTGTGGTTACACGGCAGTTGATGAAGCCCCAGAGAAATGCCCTGTTTGCGGTGTTCCAAGAGAAAAGTTCGTAGTGTTTGAGTAG
- a CDS encoding NAD(P)/FAD-dependent oxidoreductase, whose product MRIVIVGNGPGGVELANQLSGEHKVTIVERENVLHYSKPMLSHYIAGFVEKEKLFPYSFSWYEKKGIDLNLGVKAEVIDRARKRLITSDGEIPYDVLVIATGARPRGPTFEGKEFVQTLRTLQDAERIKEQIEKYKDALILGGGFIGLELVANLAKAGYRVRLVHRGSNLLGLDEELTKAIMEKLEGYGVEFYLDANTLKADENGIFTDKGYVEGKVKICAFGVIPNKEIAVKGGIHAGRGILIDDHFRTSAKDVYAIGDCAEYNGIIGGTAKAAMEHARVLANILRGKEDSYDFEFRSTVFKFGDIPVALIGKTKGEGKWFDEKTKIFLEGEKVIGAVVIEDVRKAMMLEKKAKAGVSIDEL is encoded by the coding sequence ATGAGAATTGTTATAGTTGGGAACGGACCCGGAGGAGTGGAATTAGCTAATCAGCTTTCTGGGGAACACAAGGTAACGATAGTTGAACGTGAGAACGTTCTTCATTACAGCAAACCAATGTTGAGCCATTATATAGCGGGGTTTGTTGAGAAGGAAAAGCTCTTCCCATACTCTTTCTCTTGGTACGAAAAGAAGGGGATAGACCTTAATCTGGGAGTAAAAGCCGAAGTAATAGATAGGGCCAGAAAAAGGTTGATAACAAGCGATGGCGAGATCCCTTACGATGTATTGGTTATAGCTACAGGAGCTAGGCCAAGGGGACCTACCTTTGAAGGCAAAGAGTTTGTGCAAACTCTCAGGACGCTCCAAGACGCTGAAAGAATTAAGGAGCAAATAGAAAAATACAAAGATGCCTTAATATTGGGAGGAGGATTTATAGGGCTTGAGCTTGTGGCAAATCTTGCGAAAGCGGGCTATAGAGTGAGGCTCGTTCATAGGGGAAGTAATCTTCTTGGGCTTGACGAAGAGCTAACAAAGGCCATAATGGAAAAGCTCGAAGGATATGGTGTTGAATTTTATCTCGACGCAAACACTCTTAAAGCAGATGAGAACGGCATCTTTACAGATAAGGGGTACGTAGAAGGCAAAGTTAAGATATGTGCCTTTGGAGTTATCCCCAACAAGGAAATAGCCGTTAAAGGCGGCATTCACGCTGGAAGAGGCATACTAATCGATGACCATTTTAGAACTTCAGCTAAAGATGTATATGCCATTGGAGACTGTGCCGAGTACAATGGGATAATTGGAGGTACTGCAAAAGCTGCCATGGAGCATGCAAGGGTTCTTGCCAACATTTTGAGGGGTAAGGAGGATAGCTACGACTTCGAATTCCGCTCCACGGTTTTCAAATTTGGCGACATTCCAGTTGCACTAATAGGGAAAACAAAAGGAGAGGGAAAATGGTTTGATGAGAAAACAAAAATTTTCCTTGAAGGAGAGAAAGTCATTGGTGCTGTTGTTATAGAAGACGTAAGAAAGGCAATGATGCTGGAGAAAAAGGCAAAAGCTGGGGTTAGCATAGATGAATTATAA
- a CDS encoding ferritin-like domain-containing protein — translation MEEDIVIRLETLSEKEILGYAIASEEDAKAFYLKLGEGKGELIQNFFKDLAKAEEAHKTLLLNLHKKLFGNENYITPKGIPFLESTINVVTLGSMVEAMKTALMNEKVAERVYKLLAKRFPEHKALFEFLATQERAHYNSIKAHEEYLEGIIREKPDYVDVPVHVLFNQLEIHYKPRVL, via the coding sequence ATGGAGGAGGATATTGTTATACGGCTGGAAACCCTTTCTGAAAAGGAAATCCTTGGCTATGCAATAGCATCTGAAGAGGATGCCAAGGCTTTCTATCTTAAACTTGGGGAGGGAAAAGGAGAGCTTATACAGAATTTCTTTAAAGACCTCGCAAAGGCAGAAGAAGCTCACAAGACGCTTTTGCTTAATCTGCATAAAAAACTCTTTGGCAATGAAAACTACATTACTCCCAAAGGAATACCTTTCCTTGAGAGTACCATTAACGTGGTAACCTTGGGATCAATGGTTGAAGCTATGAAAACCGCATTAATGAACGAAAAGGTTGCTGAAAGGGTTTACAAACTTCTTGCTAAAAGATTCCCAGAACACAAGGCCCTTTTTGAGTTTTTGGCCACTCAAGAAAGAGCCCACTACAACTCAATCAAAGCCCATGAGGAATATCTCGAGGGCATTATAAGGGAAAAGCCTGACTACGTCGATGTCCCGGTGCACGTGCTCTTCAACCAATTGGAGATCCACTATAAGCCGAGGGTTCTATAA
- a CDS encoding FprA family A-type flavoprotein, with product MPKVWVEKLLDEPELYLLRIDDDQIKYFEATWDIPEGITYNAYLMKTEGAVVLFDAWKKDYAYQFLETLSRIVDPKEITHIIVHHTEPDHSGALPKVLEANGYNAKIIGTAFAKRLLEAFYGIKENVHAVEDGEELKIGSRTLRFISVPWLHWPDTMITYLVEDKVILSCDAGGGYSIPEAIDDTNEEVVERYLPYVTKYIVTVIGHYHKYIVQNIEKIKNLGIVDDVRMILPGHGLIWRKNPQKIFEYYANVGSGIPKKGKILVIYDSMYGFVERSVRIAIDELQKLGFEPVVYKFTDKEAPAVSDILGEVPDSEALIIGASTYEANVHPRIRYTLYELLDKANYEKPVLILGTFGWAGVAGREIETLIKRSRFDHVDTVEVRGRPTDEDEAKIREGIRELVKRLGR from the coding sequence ATGCCAAAGGTTTGGGTAGAGAAACTTCTTGATGAGCCTGAACTTTATCTTTTGAGAATTGACGATGATCAGATAAAGTACTTCGAGGCTACTTGGGACATACCAGAAGGGATAACCTACAACGCATATCTCATGAAAACGGAGGGTGCCGTTGTTCTTTTCGATGCATGGAAAAAAGACTACGCTTATCAGTTCCTTGAAACTCTATCCCGTATAGTTGATCCGAAAGAGATAACCCATATAATTGTCCACCACACGGAGCCGGATCACAGTGGAGCTTTGCCAAAGGTTCTTGAAGCGAATGGGTATAACGCCAAGATTATTGGCACTGCATTTGCGAAGAGGCTTTTGGAGGCTTTTTACGGTATCAAGGAGAACGTTCATGCAGTGGAAGATGGAGAGGAGCTTAAGATAGGAAGCAGAACTTTAAGGTTTATATCAGTGCCGTGGCTCCACTGGCCGGACACTATGATAACCTACTTGGTAGAGGATAAGGTAATCCTTTCATGCGATGCTGGAGGAGGGTACTCAATTCCGGAGGCAATAGATGACACCAATGAAGAAGTGGTCGAAAGGTATTTGCCCTACGTTACTAAGTACATAGTTACTGTTATCGGCCACTATCATAAGTACATCGTGCAGAACATCGAAAAGATAAAGAATCTCGGTATAGTTGATGATGTTAGGATGATTCTTCCCGGACATGGTTTGATATGGCGCAAAAATCCCCAGAAGATTTTTGAATACTATGCAAACGTTGGCTCCGGAATTCCAAAGAAAGGCAAAATACTAGTAATTTATGACTCCATGTATGGTTTTGTTGAAAGAAGCGTTAGAATAGCAATTGACGAGTTGCAAAAGTTGGGCTTTGAGCCGGTAGTTTATAAGTTCACAGATAAAGAAGCTCCAGCGGTGAGCGATATCCTCGGAGAGGTTCCAGATAGCGAAGCGCTCATTATAGGGGCTTCAACGTATGAGGCAAACGTTCATCCTCGCATAAGGTACACTCTTTACGAGCTACTCGACAAAGCCAACTACGAGAAGCCAGTGCTTATCTTGGGAACTTTCGGATGGGCAGGAGTGGCCGGAAGAGAAATAGAGACCCTCATCAAGAGATCAAGGTTCGACCACGTTGATACCGTAGAGGTAAGGGGCAGACCTACAGATGAAGATGAGGCAAAAATTAGGGAAGGGATTAGAGAACTTGTGAAAAGACTCGGAAGGTGA
- a CDS encoding peroxiredoxin, whose product MKVGEKAPDFVLKDQDGKEFRLSGFRGKKVLLSFHPLAWTSVCEKQMRALEENYEKFESLNVVPVGISVDPIPTKKAWAEDIGLKKLRILSDFWPHGEVAKLYGIFREKEGFSERANILVDEEGKMIFFKMYPIRELPDLDEIFEFLQR is encoded by the coding sequence GTGAAAGTTGGTGAAAAAGCTCCCGACTTTGTGTTAAAAGACCAGGACGGGAAAGAGTTTAGGCTTTCCGGGTTTAGGGGGAAGAAGGTACTTCTTTCCTTTCATCCACTGGCATGGACAAGCGTTTGCGAAAAACAGATGAGGGCTCTTGAAGAGAATTATGAAAAATTCGAAAGTTTGAACGTTGTTCCGGTCGGCATAAGCGTTGATCCGATTCCTACCAAAAAGGCTTGGGCAGAAGACATAGGACTTAAGAAACTCAGAATCCTAAGCGATTTTTGGCCCCATGGAGAAGTTGCAAAGTTATACGGGATTTTTAGAGAAAAAGAGGGCTTTTCGGAGAGGGCGAACATATTAGTGGATGAAGAGGGAAAAATGATCTTCTTCAAGATGTATCCGATAAGGGAACTCCCGGATCTTGATGAGATATTTGAGTTTTTGCAGAGGTGA
- a CDS encoding thiamine pyrophosphate-dependent enzyme, with protein sequence MISPLVFEPERPGSKDIAWCPGCGNFGIRNILKSAFAELNLRSQDVVIISGIGQAAKMPHYINVNGYHTLHGRAIPIATAVKAANPSLTVIAEGGDGDMYAEGGNHLIHAIRRNPDITVLVHDNQIYGLTKGQASPTTMPGVKTPTQPWGVFEEPFNPIALAIALDASFVARTFMGYFKESVEILKKAIQHKGLAIVDIFHPCVSFNKVNTYEWYREHTYWMKGHDPYDREEAFKRAIESDPLPLGIFYIHEKPTFEEQVPAYKKDKTPLWQRKPKIEEIKKILEAKRAF encoded by the coding sequence ATGATTTCTCCGCTTGTTTTTGAGCCCGAGAGACCCGGAAGCAAGGATATAGCATGGTGTCCCGGATGTGGGAACTTTGGTATTAGAAACATTTTGAAGTCAGCTTTTGCAGAACTCAATTTGAGATCCCAAGACGTGGTAATAATAAGCGGTATCGGCCAGGCTGCTAAAATGCCCCACTATATAAATGTCAACGGCTATCACACGCTCCATGGAAGGGCTATCCCAATAGCAACAGCCGTGAAAGCCGCAAATCCCTCCTTAACGGTAATAGCGGAGGGGGGAGACGGCGACATGTATGCAGAAGGGGGCAACCACCTAATACACGCTATAAGGAGGAATCCTGACATTACGGTCTTAGTACACGACAACCAGATTTACGGACTGACAAAAGGACAAGCATCTCCTACCACCATGCCCGGAGTGAAAACTCCCACCCAACCTTGGGGTGTTTTTGAGGAACCATTTAACCCAATAGCTTTGGCAATAGCACTGGACGCATCTTTTGTGGCAAGGACTTTTATGGGGTACTTTAAGGAAAGTGTTGAGATACTTAAGAAAGCCATTCAGCATAAGGGATTGGCCATAGTTGATATCTTTCACCCATGTGTAAGCTTCAATAAGGTGAACACCTACGAGTGGTATAGGGAGCATACCTACTGGATGAAGGGTCACGACCCCTATGATAGAGAAGAAGCCTTTAAGAGGGCAATAGAAAGCGACCCACTTCCGCTGGGAATATTTTACATCCATGAGAAACCAACCTTTGAGGAACAAGTTCCAGCGTATAAGAAAGATAAAACGCCACTGTGGCAAAGGAAACCCAAAATTGAGGAGATTAAGAAAATTTTAGAGGCCAAAAGAGCTTTTTGA